Proteins encoded by one window of Toxotes jaculatrix isolate fToxJac2 chromosome 22, fToxJac2.pri, whole genome shotgun sequence:
- the phax gene encoding phosphorylated adapter RNA export protein, translating to MADGVDVMDGDLEDGEISGSSSDTEMGTAAQDRPQVPPAFSGQSFQNRAAAQLPATAYRSTGRTVESSDSEPDSSDEEAAVWRRKRQKVSNAPQPPACTARPGSTHLPAASALGGRKVNNIWGSVVQEQCQDAITAELGIFGMEGEVSMSSRNVETYNFVLARKIMEKEREMERQSKDGGEERMLDSQLEEYMKGRGSEESAGGDAKRKRPTKERLGPRAEMDIKGRYEITEDDPEDKVADEIAHRLQEPKKDLIERVVKAVGKKKAIELLGETATLEENGGVYTMDGSRRRTPGGVYLNLLKNTPSITKAQIRQIFFEEQQKEQKSKKAAQKRRRHIVAKKMKQAIGTLNLQDHDDVSRETFASDTNEALESLEEAAEEEGQEEAAVGAEETAVVYNSADLEVF from the coding sequence ATGGCGGATGGCGTAGATGTAATGGACGGTGATCTGGAAGATGGGGAGATCTCCGGGTCCAGCTCGGATACTGAGATGGGAACTGCAGCACAAGATCGCCCCCAGGTTCCTCCAGCATTCAGCGGCCAGTCCTTCCAGAACAGAGCCGCTGCACAGCTCCCTGCCACCGCCTACCGCAGCACCGGTAGAACGGTGGAGTCCAGCGACAGTGAACCGGACTCGTCGGACGAGGAGGCGGCTGTATGGCGCCGGAAACGCCAGAAAGTGTCCAACGCTCCCCAGCCGCCTGCCTGCACTGCCCGGCCAGGGTCGACACACCTGCCAGCCGCCAGCGCGCTGGGAGGTCGCAAGGTGAACAACATTTGGGGCTCCGTGGTCCAGGAGCAGTGCCAGGATGCCATAACTGCAGAACTTGGCATATTTGGCATGGAAGGTGAAGTTAGCATGTCCAGCAGAAATGTGGAGACTTATAACTTTGTCCTGGCCCGTAAGAtaatggagaaggagagggagatggagaggcagTCGAAGGatggaggggaagaaagaaTGCTGGACTCTCAGCTGGAGGAATACATGAAGGGCCGGGGGTCAGAGGAGAGTGCAGGAGGAgatgcaaagaggaagagaccAACTAAAGAGAGACTGGGCCCCAGAGCTGAGATGGACATCAAGGGCCGGTATGAGATCACAGAGGATGACCCTGAGGATAAAGTGGCAGATGAGATAGCACACAGGCTGCAAGAGCCTAAAAAAGACCTGATCGAGCGTGTTGTGAAAGCCGttggaaagaaaaaagccaTAGAACTGCTCGGAGAGACTGCCACGCTAGAGGAAAATGGCGGAGTGTACACCATGGACGGCAGCAGGCGACGAACACCCGGAGGGGTGTATCTCAACCTGCTGAAGAACACGCCCAGCATCACCAAGGCCCAGATCAGGCAGATATTCTTCGAGGaacaacagaaagaacagaagagCAAGAAAGCTGCTCAGAAGAGGCGGCGGCACATAGTGGCCAAGAAGATGAAGCAGGCCATCGGCACACTGAACCTGCAGGATCACGACGACGTCTCCAGGGAGACTTTCGCCAGTGACACCAACGAGGCCTTGGAGTCACtggaggaggctgcagaggaggagggtcaGGAGGAGGCTGCTGTGGGGGCTGAGGAGACAGCAGTGGTCTACAACTCTGCAGACCTGGAAGTCTTCTGA